Proteins found in one Miscanthus floridulus cultivar M001 chromosome 4, ASM1932011v1, whole genome shotgun sequence genomic segment:
- the LOC136552184 gene encoding protein STAY-GREEN, chloroplastic-like: MAAATVAAASTMSLLPISQLRQQQHGAGAVVVFRRRPRDARRRRYVVPTARLFGPAIFEASKLKVLFLGVDEESSKHGHPAPAAGKPPLPLLPLLPRTYTLTHSDVTASLTLAVSHTINRAQLQGWYNRLQRDEVVAEWKKVRGRMSLHVHCHISGGHFLLDLIAGLRYYIFRKELPVVLKAFVHGDGDLFSRHPELEDATVWVYFHSNLPRFNRVECWGPLRDAAAPPAEDDSTAPAAAASKEGQMPPVGEWPYRCPQQCDCCFPPHSLIPWPNEHDMSDAPAAGQAQQQ; this comes from the exons ATGGCCGCAGCCACTGTCGCCGCCGCTTCTACCATGTCCCTGCTCCCGATCTCCCAGCTCAGGCAACAGCAGCACGGCGCGGGCGCCGTGGTCGTGTTCCGGCGGCGGCCCCGGGACGCGCGGCGGAGGCGATACGTCGTTCCG ACGGCGAGGCTGTTCGGGCCGGCGATCTTCGAGGCGTCCAAGCTGAAGGTGCTGTTCCTGGGCGTGGACGAGGAGAGCAGCAAGCACGGGcacccggcgccggcggcggggaagccgccgctgccgctgctgccgctgctgccgcggacGTACACGCTGACGCACAGCGACGTGACGGCCAGCCTGACGCTGGCCGTCTCCCACACCATCAACCGCGCGCAGCTGCAGGGCTGGTACAACCGCCTGCAGCGCGACGAGGTGGTGGCCGAGTGGAAGAAGGTGCGGGGGCGGATGTCGCTGCACGTGCACTGCCACATCTCCGGCGGCCACTTCCTGCTCGACCTCATCGCCGGCCTCCGCTACTACATCTTCCGCAAGGAGCTCCCCGTG GTGCTCAAGGCGTTCGTGCACGGCGACGGCGACCTGTTCAGCCGGCACCCGGAGCTGGAGGATGCCACGGTGTGGGTCTACTTCCACTCCAACCTGCCCCGCTTCAACCGCGTCGAGTGCTGGGGTCCGCTCCGCGACGCCGCCGCGCCGCCTGCCGAGGACGACTCCaccgcgccggccgccgccgcctccaaggaGGGGCAGATGCCGCCCGTGGGCGAGTGGCCGTACCGGTGTCCCCAGCAGTGCGACTGCTGCTTCCCGCCGCACAGCCTCATCCCCTGGCCGAACGAGCACGACATGTCCGACGCCCCCGCCGCCGGCCAGGCCCAACAGCAGTAG